From the genome of Silurus meridionalis isolate SWU-2019-XX chromosome 12, ASM1480568v1, whole genome shotgun sequence, one region includes:
- the arhgap32a gene encoding rho GTPase-activating protein 32 isoform X2 — translation MKSRPTKQKLKQRGILRERVFGCDLGEHLLNSGHDVPQVIKSCTEFIEKHGVVDGIYRLSGISSNIQKLRHEFDSEHIPDLTKETYIQDIHSVGSLCKLYFRELPNPLLTYQLYGKFSEAVSGATDDERLVKIHDVIQQLPPPHYRTLEFLMRHLARMATFSCVTNMHCKNLAIVWAPNLLRSKQIESACFSGASAFMEVRIQSVVVEFILNHVDVLFSPKLSTLIRESTGHTTLSRPKSLLVCSPSTKLLSLEEAQARTQAQLASPVSPESKYIEVGEGPGALHGKFHTILEFPMERKKAQTKVKKSPVASFRSFFNMAKSSSTGKRKLHRHPSEPNNMKTSQALTGGRGDTGTLRSSKSEESLSSNTLEGGSAMYQARRLRSTSVALSTSFNEELLNRDHRDSQLRNKERKDIALSTTCVPALISTPHSADADIGKASQDFDPISFHCGSAPIEASVTEERKRGSRRKTGGSTGESETLKKVTPTGPSDAIPTVLEDTNNKHSMPAKFRTAITAKDELKSSQIVPVGLIHNPDDFEMKNMSVPSTEVIPPLGKPNDSTWAQNSVNKPLIRTEAESIDEVHTEETRPVKQTESGAVTFDCTPGLVRSVSLITSQPAVKNAARMLALALAESAQQATGLKKRGSSEPPTPVSPSHLQDPLSILQWPSKPTVEAQTSAASRGHCCGTCKKVFGTPSSILSAGSFTDAGSLQSTCACHGSESGLSCSDGGDVLAESHENNLPSQDIPDVKSLNTRQNAESHMPMRENVRHVGVGTDGGSPNQFSDIESYKNLMPLSSQTETSLHTTDSQSARASLFHKQAANASNFRVILAEASMPASVHDVLPQSPVTSPTSVYQYSPKDETFGPSSETYWPGPFGQTGPFQPDYMQFQTKIFSKDHFNTLAPRSLHQSIKYKSQHRNEHSPSFLYRHGGPRYPQMDGTAVYPTIRRVRSMHAPPEDTFFFPHPSYQNSTYRRQFISDIHQVRPYFEDGKVQYRCKPYSGAQYNNLDQYRVSSQGYSHSYTLLRRPTYPGRVISKAENYHNPLINMSYSREGSFIKQGTGHFPRTRNVPYEGFDAGLSDRHFSPSIRQANIEKKRVQDVPQFHLPKESLRGQDTMHTRSKSDSAKDLLISTEGADGKYRVTMVSHYSPEHPVSEPNMPISIQKEKQKSGHSVKPALALKQSRSMQNYAQHTLEPLSQPRKLTLHKEYSCPDFKHTDSSDHSSARLYNQDKLMRIHSSHPKEDFQYSWAKGHDLQRSTRSQSMKSHRHPRHAKMTFEPEHRFSCPVQSRPRTRSMFAPSRTDYMDSYVSLQPKVHGIFPNYGCMPPHSNRLYPTSMGTGRFLHSEIRPETEIYAE, via the exons ATGAAGTCGAGGCCTACTAAACAGAAGTTGAAGCAGAGAGGCATCCTGAGGGAGAGGGTGTTTGGATGTGACCTGGGAGAGCATCTCCTCAATTCAGGTCATGATG TGCCCCAAGTCATCAAGAGCTGCACTGAGTTTATTGAGAAGCATGGGGTCGTAGATGGCATTTACAGACTGTCTGGTATATCCTCTAACATTCAGAAACTACG GCACGAGTTTGATTCGGAGCACATTCCAGACCTCACCAAGGAAACGTATATCCAGGACATCCATTCTGTAGGGTCCCTCTGCAAGCTCTATTTCCGCGAGCTCCCGAACCCACTGCTCACCTACCAGCTCTATGGCAAATTTTCA GAGGCTGTGTCAGGAGCCACAGACGATGAAAGGCTGGTCAAAATCCATGACGTCATTCAACAGTTGCCTCCTCCACATTACAG aacTCTCGAGTTCCTAATGAGGCACTTGGCTCGCATGGCGACCTTTAGTTGCGTCACCAACATGCACTGCAAGAACTTGGCAATTGTCTGGGCTCCCAATCTCCTCAG GTCAAAACAAATCGAGTCAGCCTGCTTCAGTGGCGCATCTGCCTTCATGGAGGTACGGATTCAGTCGGTGGTAGTGGAGTTTATCCTCAATCACGTCGATGTCCTCTTCAGCCCCAAACTCAGCACTCTGATTCGTGAAAGCACAG GTCACACCACTTTGTCCCGGCCGAAGTCTCTGCTTGTGTGCTCCCCATCCACTAAGTTGCTTTCACTTGAAGAGGCCCAAGCTCGTACTCAGGCCCAGCTCGCCTCTCCTGTCTCCCCTGAAAGCAAGTACATCGAGGTGGGAGAGGGTCCTGGTGCTTTGCATGGAAAATTCCATACCATATTAGAGTTTCCAATGGAAAG AAAGAAGGCCCAGACAAAGGTAAAGAAATCTCCTGTGGCAAGCTTTCGTTCTTTCTTCAACATGGCAAAATCCTCTAGCACAGGCAAGCGCAAACTGCACCGTCATCCCAGTGAGCCGAATAACATGAAGACTTCACAGGCACTCACAG GTGGtagaggagatacaggaactctACGATCATCTAAAAGTGAAGAATCTCTGTCGTCAAATACTCTTGAGG GTGGATCAGCAATGTACCAGGCACGCAGGCTCCGCTCTACTAGTGTTGCCTTGTCTACTTCCTTCAACGAAGAGCTGCTAAACAGAGACCACAGAGATTCTCAGttaagaaataaagagaggaaAGACATAGCTTTGTCCACCACTTGTGTGCCTGCTCTCATATCGACCCCACACTCTGCTGATGCTGATATTGGCAAGGCTTCTCAAGACTTTGACCCAATTTCGTTTCATTGTGGTTCAGCACCGATTGAAGCTTCCGtgactgaagaaagaaaaagaggcagCAGACGGAAGACTGGAGGCAGTACCGGTGAATCAGAGACCTTGAAAAAAGTCACCCCTACAGGACCATCTGATGCAATCCCAACTGTTTTAGAGGACACTAATAATAAGCACTCAATGCCAGCAAAATTCCGAACAGCCATCACAGCTAAAGATGAACTGAAATCCTCTCAGATTGTTCCTGTGGGTCTGATCCATAACCCTGATGATTTTGAGATGAAAAATATGTCTGTGCCTTCCACAGAAGTCATACCACCCCTTGGCAAGCCCAATGATTCAACATGGGCACAAAACAGTGTGAACAAGCCTTTAATCCGGACAGAAGCTGAAAGCATTGATGAAGTGCACACTGAGGAAACTAGACCAGTGAAACAAACAGAATCAG GTGCTGTGACCTTCGACTGCACACCAGGGCTGGTAAGATCAGTGTCTCTAATAACCTCCCAGCCTGCTGTAAAGAATGCTGCTCGTATGCTGGCCCTTGCCTTGGCTGAATCTGCACAACAGGCCACCGGGCTGAAAAAACGAGGGAGTTCAGAACCACCAACTCCTGTTTCTCCAAGTCACCTCCAGGATCCACTTTCTATACTGCAGTGGCCTTCAAAACCTACTGTTGAAGCCCAAACATCGGCTGCCAGTAGAGGGCATTGCTGTGGAACCTGCAAAAAGGTTTTCGGAACACCTTCAAGCATCCTATCTGCAGGAAGTTTCACCGATGCTGGCAGCCTACAGAGCACTTGCGCATGTCATGGCAGTGAGAGCGGACTTAGCTGCTCTGATGGAGGTGATGTTTTGGCTGAAAGTCATGAAAATAATTTGCCCTCCCAGGACATACCTGATGTTAAAAGTTTAAACACGAGGCAGAATGCTGAAAGCCACATGCCCATGAGAGAAAATGTCCGCCATGTTGGAGTTGGTACAGATGGTGGTAGCCCAAACCAGTTCTCTGACATTGAATCATACAAGAACCTGATGCCCCTTTCTTCACAGACAGAGACATCACTCCATACTACTGACAGTCAGTCAGCCAGGGCTTCTCTTTTCCATAAGCAAGCTGCCAATGCTTCTAATTTCCGTGTGATATTAGCTGAAGCTTCTATGCCAGCCTCAGTGCATGATGTTCTTCCACAATCTCCAGTTACTTCTCCGACTTCTGTTTATCAGTACAGTCCCAAAGATGAAACCTTTGGGCCATCAAGTGAAACATACTGGCCGGGTCCATTTGGACAGACCGGTCCTTTCCAGCCGGATTATATGCAGTTCCAAACTAAGATCTTCTCGAAGGACCACTTCAACACCCTGGCACCAAGGTCCCTCCATCAGTCCATTAAATACAAGAGTCAACATAGAAATGAACACTCTCCAAGCTTCCTTTACAGACATGGTGGCCCAAGATACCCACAAATGGATGGTACGGCTGTGTATCCCACTATTCGTAGGGTAAGGTCGATGCATGCACCACCAGAGGACACGTTTTTTTTCCCGCATCCATCTTACCAGAACAGTACTTATCGCAGACAGTTTATTTCGGATATTCACCAAGTGAGGCCTTATTTTGAGGATGGTAAAGTTCAATATAGGTGCAAGCCCTATTCAGGAGCGCAGTATAACAACCTGGATCAGTACAGAGTAAGCAGTCAAGGATACAGCCACTCCTACACTCTCCTCAGACGGCCTACCTATCCTGGTCGAGTAATAAGCAAAGCTGAGAATTATCACAACCCCCTCATCAACATGTCCTATAGCAGAGAAGGTAGTTTTATAAAACAAGGTACTGGCCATTTTCCAAGAACAAGAAATGTTCCATATGAGGGTTTTGATGCCGGATTATCAGATCGACATTTCAGTCCATCGATTAGACAAGCGAATATAGAGAAGAAGAGAGTGCAAGATGTCCCCCAGTTCCATCTTCCAAAGGAAAGCCTAAGGGGCCAAGATACAATGCACACCAGGAGTAAATCCGATTCTGCCAAAGATCTGCTTATTTCTACTGAAGGGGCTGATGGGAAGTACAGGGTTACCATGGTGTCCCATTACTCCCCTGAACACCCAGTCTCTGAACCTAACATGCCCATTTCcatccaaaaagaaaaacagaagagtGGGCACAGCGTCAAACCTGCCCTAGCACTAAAGCAAAGTCGCTCGATGCAGAACTATGCACAGCACACACTTGAGCCCTTGTCACAACCGCGTAAGCTAACTCTGCATAAAGAATACAGCTGCCCTGATTTTAAACACACTGATTCTTCAGATCACAGCAGCGCAAGACTTTACAACCAGGATAAGCTGATGAGGATCCACAGCAGCCATCCTAAAGAGGACTTTCAATACTCTTGGGCTAAGGGACATGATTTGCAAAGATCAACAAGGTCACAGAGCATGAAAAGCCATCGACATCCAAGACATGCTAAAATGACCTTTGAGCCTGAGCATAGATTTTCATGTCCCGTCCAGAGCAGGCCAAGGACTCGCAGCATGTTTGCTCCATCTCGCACTGATTACATGGACAGTTATGTGTCTTTGCAGCCCAAAGTTCACGGCATTTTCCCAAACTATGGCTGCATGCCCCCTCACAGTAACAGACTGTACCCTACATCTATGGGCACAGGACGTTTTCTTCACTCTGAGATTAGGCCAGAGACAGAAATATATGCTGAATGA